The sequence below is a genomic window from Thalassoroseus pseudoceratinae.
ATGACACCGACACGTTGACCTCGCCCGGTACAAATCGGTTGGCCAAAGAAATCGTTGACGAACTCTCCGACCGGTTCACTTGCGAGATGATTCTTCGACATCAACTCCTCGACGACCCTCGAGTTCCCTACACGAGCAAGAACGGTTCCGCCTCAATTTGGTTGCGTGCGTGCCCGCATGTTGAATCATCGCCGGAAGCTCTCCGAGATGAACTCCAAGACCGTATGCGGCACGGTCTGCAAACACGCTTCGTCACCGGCAGCGACCCCGGCTTGGTGGTGACCACACGTGTTCCGCCAGCCGTCGTTGAATTTGGAAAACGCTGTCAAAGAGAGGTCGTTCGTCAACCCGATGCACGCGAACTCGCCAACGAGTGCGGTTTGATGCTCGAAGGGTTGGGTGGAACGGAAGACGGCGTAATTGGGGCGCTAGCTGCAATCGGACTCGCCGCGACTCGGTCGGATGGGCGAATTGTCCGGCTGGGAGACCGTCGCGACGAAATCAACGGTCCCCATGCGGTCACAGAACTCCACAATCGCGGCGTAGTCGTTCGCGAAATGTCGAACCAGCGAATCGTCAACAGCGGTACAGTCGAAGTCGGCAAGAAGTTGCGAGCAAATCTTCGTGATGGTCAACCGACTCTGTTTGTTGAGTCGAACGATTCAGAACACTGGCAAGCGTTGAAGCTGCCTTGAAAGTCCAGAGATTTCAATGACGCACCACATAGCCCCCCACAATCGTCGTGGTTTCACACTGATTGAGTTACTAGTGGTCATCGCCATCATCGCCATCCTCATCGCTTTGTTGCTACCGGCTGTGCAACAGGCTCGCGAGGCGGCCCGTCGTGCTCAGTGCAAGAACAATCAGCGTCAGCTTGGGCTCGCAATCCACAACTATCAGGGCACGTACAATAAATTCCCAACTGGAGTACTCGGCACGTCCGGCACATCGAGCGCGAGCGAACCGCTGCATACTTGGTGCACCCTGATTCTGCCATTCGTCGAACAGAACAACCTCCACGATTCCTATAACTTCGGTGTTCCCTACGATGACCCTGCGAACGCGGACGAAGTCATCGTTCAAATTGGAACGTACCTTTGCCCCTCGCAACCGGAAGACGGAATCGTCGACAACCTCTACGGTCCGAACCACTACGCAGGAAACGCGGGAACAACACCGGGAACCGATGACGGAATCTTGTTCCCCATGTCATCCATTAGCTTTCGCGACATC
It includes:
- a CDS encoding DUF1559 domain-containing protein yields the protein MTHHIAPHNRRGFTLIELLVVIAIIAILIALLLPAVQQAREAARRAQCKNNQRQLGLAIHNYQGTYNKFPTGVLGTSGTSSASEPLHTWCTLILPFVEQNNLHDSYNFGVPYDDPANADEVIVQIGTYLCPSQPEDGIVDNLYGPNHYAGNAGTTPGTDDGILFPMSSISFRDITDGTSNTLAAGELSFEFGGWARGAYGGGSGGGGGGGGGGGGGGQGFARGVLRWWKGSPNCAVAGLNPKPSTCSNNVEQRFQFSSPHPGGVHFTFADGHATFLSENINIDTLEALTTRNGGEVIPEY